Proteins found in one Megachile rotundata isolate GNS110a chromosome 14, iyMegRotu1, whole genome shotgun sequence genomic segment:
- the nompA gene encoding no mechanoreceptor potential A isoform X1, producing the protein MKMKKTNVSHLLQSISLLATLKVVVNGQTTCNGGLGRVVYERLPDQQLQGFDDDVVRDSAPPFRVLEKCQELCLRDRTATNNLVRACTSFDFQPGSRIASFSGAAEYEESTCYLTREQAQPEGIGNLMLVPNSVHFTEVCLGSDRIERECPNRRYVFERHPRKKLKLPLTDIKEVSAANRTDCEDRCLNEFSFICRSATYDTALRSCALSRFTRRTHPELLEDDPNSDYLENTCLNAERRCDGLAVFVKEENKRLRGPFEVDIYTNLTLDECQALCLRAEKYFCRSVEFDEQTRQCVISEEDSVSQKDDIGISSSPSHHFYDLVCLDNHPSIARGSEYPDSSSSSHLFSDGRRPDTAFQRYRNSRLSGEFHSEITGRSLSECLDECLRQTSFQCRSAVYSEHYHTCRLSRFNQRDGHRIIYDADYDYYENLMHQYLDGDRDSPGYRPDPLGQDTNFGRPSLGRPGYPDDYDKGYSSSVKPDRYPDRHPDRYPDRHPDRYPDRYPDRYPDRYPDRYPDRYPDKYPDRYPLDRYPDKYADRYPGDRYPDKYPERYPDKFPDRYPEKYPERYPDKYPDRYPDKYPDRYPDKYPDRYHLNGQYPIAGPDAFPDPIDRYPVSDRYPIPDRYPGSDRYPVADRFPIRGGDRRPIQPDRYPIPDPAVDRYPTNSRYPTGVGGRYPISSSRFPSDSDRYPNAIDRYPIPDDPLERYPSAVGAVRPHVDRYPINERYPEKDLYPSRYPPSSHGAYPANYPVDDVYGPQPHSDRNPYGVAGPTRPLGYGGYNNDGGIIGGGYIGEGGVYNSRPFGTSGGPIIGRPPLVSRCDEQDNFRQVGPHTRVRKPFVRRYTTASSLAQCERECADARDFVCRSFNYRPYAAPYGAERDNCELSDRDSRDMDMGNPVYYDTGSDYDFYERNNGRQGADAECLDVSQVCSEDGMEFTLRTPEGFIGRIYTYGYYDRCFFRGNGGTVNVLRISGPQGYPECGTQRYGDTMTNIVVVQFSDYVQTGRDKRFNLTCLFRGPGEAVVTSGYIGAGYARSGSPIPIEYLPAENTLSSRVRLLILYQGRPTTTIAVGDPLTFRLEAQDGYNYVTDIFATNVIARDPYSGRSVQLIDRYGCPVDNYVFPGLDRLRDGDSLEARFNAFKIPESNFLVFEATVRTCRDGCQPAYCSGGTGRSEPSFGRRRRDVSQNDTITEENEISTITEANANDTSSVSNSTVVEEDNDEEEEEEEEHVREMIEVLDSRMDIDEETMVERQTTIMEDVCITPNEYYGLVTAVAVLVVLLASVVLLSMLIYRKYAYAVITKNRRVDKACNRSSHSDDAYSSRANNFSFLRTGLQKPFQSTSISRSMSNVISQHVSSSTALEGAVGLSPRRTGFDPSEPIYTDPSLFEVARCSSPKPVLDDNFRLM; encoded by the exons ATGAAGATGAAGAAAACTAATGTATCGCACCTGCTACAATCAATTTCCCTTCTCGCTACTCTAAAGGTAGTGGTTAATG GTCAAACAACCTGCAATGGCGGTTTAGGTCGAGTGGTCTACGAGAGGCTCCCTGACCAACAACTCCAGGGTTTCGACGACGACgtg GTGAGAGACTCTGCACCCCCGTTTAGAGTGTTGGAAAAATGTCAGGAGCTCTGTCTACGCGACAGAACGGCGACGAACAATTTAGTTCGAGCGTGTACCAGCTTCGATTTTCAACCTGGTAGCAGAATAGCATCTTTCAGCGGAGCTGCCGAGTACGAGGAGAGTACTTGTTATTTAACGAGAGAGCAGGCTCAGCCAGAAGGTATAGGGAATCTGATGCTGGTGCCAAACAGCGTTCATTTCACTGAAGTTTGTCTCGGCT CTGACAGGATAGAAAGGGAGTGCCCTAATAGACGGTATGTGTTTGAGAGACATCCGAGGAAGAAATTGAAACTGCCATTGACGGATATTAAAGAAGTTAGCGCGGCTAATAGAACGGACTGTGAGGACAG ATGTCTGAACGAGTTCAGCTTCATTTGTCGATCTGCAACCTATGATACTGCACTGAGAAGCTGTGCTCTAAGTCGTTTTACCAGGAGAACTCATCCAGAGCTTCTTGAAGACGACCCAAACTCCGACTACTTGGAAAACACCTGTTTAAATG CTGAACGTCGCTGTGATGGATTGGCAGTGTTCGTCAAAGAAGAAAACAAGCGTCTTCGAGGACCATTTGAAGTCGACATTTACACGAACCTTACTTTGGACGAGTGTCAAGCTCTTTGTCTCAGAGCAGAAAAATATTTCTGCAGAAGCGTCGAATTCGACGAACAAACGCGACAATGTGTCATTTCGGAAGAAGACTCCGTTTCACAAAAAGATGATATCGGAATCAGCAGCAGTCCCAGCCATCACTTTTATGACTTGGTTTGTTTGGACAATC ATCCGTCCATAGCACGTGGCTCCGAATACCCGGACAGCAGCTCTTCGTCGCACCTTTTCTCCGATGGACGACGTCCTGACACCGCGTTTCAACGTTATCGAAACTCCCGTTTAAGCGGAGAATTTCACTCGGAAATCACCGGTCGCAGCCTGAGCGAATGCCTTGACGAGTGTCTTCGACAGACCAGCTTTCAATGCAGAAGTGCCGTGTATTCTGAACATTATCACACCTGTCGATTGAGCCGATTCAATCAACGCGATGGCCATAGGATCATCTACGATGCAGATTACGATTACTACGAGAACCTTATGC ATCAATATTTGGATGGAGACCGAGACAGCCCAGGATACAGGCCAGACCCTTTGGGACAGGACACCAATTTTGGCCGACCATCCTTAGGAAGACCCG GATACCCAGACGACTACGACAAAGGATACAGCAGTAGTGTTAAGCCAGATCGTTATCCAGACCGTCACCCAGATCGCTATCCCGATCGCCACCCGGATCGTTATCCAGATCGTTATCCAGACCGCTATCCAGACCGCTACCCAGATCGTTATCCAGACCGATACCCGGACAAGTATCCAGATCGTTATCCATTGGACAGATATCCGGACAAGTATGCGGATCGTTATCCAGGAGACAGATACCCGGACAAGTACCCGGAGCGATACCCAGACAAATTCCCAGACAGATACCCGGAGAAATACCCGGAGAGATACCCTGACAAATATCCGGACCGATACCCCGACAAATATCCGGATAGATACCCGGACAAATATCCAGACCGATATCATCTGAACGGACAGTATCCCATCGCCGGACCAGATGCCTTTCCCGACCCCATAGATCGTTATCCCGTCAGTGATCGTTACCCAATCCCTGATAGATATCCAGGCTCGGACAGATACCCAGTCGCTGACCGTTTCCCTATCAGAGGTGGCGATCGACGTCCCATTCAACCTGATCGATATCCCATTCCTGATCCTGCAGTGGACAGGTATCCAACAAACAGCCGTTACCCTACTGGCGTTGGTGGTCGGTATCCAATATCTTCGAGCCGTTTTCCTAGCGACAGCGATCGATATCCTAACGCCATCGACCGATACCCCATCCCTGATGATCCTCTGGAAAGATACCCTTCAGCAGTAGGGGCTGTCAGACCCCACGTCGACCGGTATCCCATCAACGAAAGGTATCCGGAGAAGGATCTTTATCCCAGTCG GTACCCTCCATCGTCTCACGGTGCATACCCCGCAAACTACCCCGTGGACGACGTCTACGGACCCCAGCCCCACTCAGATCGCAACCCCTACGGGGTGGCAGGTCCTACAAGACCCTTGGGCTACGGTGGCTACAACAACGACGGTGGAATCATCGGTGGCGGTTACATAGGCGAAGGAGGGGTGTACAACTCCAGACCTTTCGGCACCAGCGGCGGTCCTATCATCGGCCGACCGCCCCTGGTCTCCAGATGCGACGAGCAGGACAACTTCCGGCAAGTCGGACCCCACACCAGGGTACGGAAACCATTCGTCAGACGCTACACGACGGCCTCGTCTTTGGCGCAGTGCGAGAGGGAGTGCGCCGACGCCAGGGACTTCGTCTGCAGGTCCTTCAACTATCGTCCCTACGCTGCTCCCTACGGCGCTGAAAGGGATAACTGCGAGTTGAGCGACCGGGACTCCAGGGACATGGATATGGGCAATCCTGTTTACTACGACACGGGATCTGACTATGATTTCTACGAGCGGAACAACGGCAGACAGGGCGCCGACGCGGAGTGTCTCGACG TGAGTCAAGTCTGTAGCGAAGATGGAATGGAATTTACTTTaaggacaccggaaggattcaTTGGCCGGATATATACTTACGGCTATTACGATCGCTGCTTCTTCCGTGGAAACGGAGGAACGGTGAACGTGCTGCGAATCAGTGGTCCTCAGGGTTATCCTGAATGCGGCACTCAAAGA TATGGagatacaatgacaaacatcgTCGTGGTACAGTTCTCTGACTACGTGCAAACAGGAAGAGACAAACGCTTCAATCTCACGTGTCTGTTTCGAGGCCCTGGCGAAGCTGTCGTCACATCCGGCTACATCGGTGCCGGGTATGCCAG ATCAGGGTCCCCAATCCCCATCGAATATCTTCCAGCAGAAAACACCCTGAGTTCCAGAGTACGTTTGCTAATCCTCTATCAAGGTAGACCCACAACAACCATTGCTGTTGGGGATCCACTTACTTTTAGGCTGGAAGCTCAGGATgg aTACAATTATGTGACTGACATTTTTGCTACCAACGTCATAGCAAGAGATCCTTATTCAGGAAGGAGTGTTCAACTCATTGACAGATATGG CTGCCCGGTAGACAATTACGTGTTCCCGGGACTGGATCGTTTGCGCGACGGAGACAGCCTCGAGGCTCGATTCAACGCATTCAAAATCCCCGAATCTAATTTCTTGGTGTTCGAAGCGACAGTGAGAACTTGCCGGGACGGTTGTCAACCCGCGTATTGCTCAGGTGGTACCGGAAGAAGCGAACCGTCCTTTGGAAGAAGACGAAGGGACGTGTCtcaaaatgacacaatcaccgaagaaaatgaaataagCACGATAACGGAGGCTAATGCAAATGACACGTCTTCGGTGTCGAATTCCACTGTCGTTGAAGAAGATaacgacgaagaagaagaagaggaggaggagcaTGTGAGAGAAATGATCGAG GTACTCGACTCAAGAATGGACATCGACGAAGAAACAATGGTCGAGAGGCAAACCACCATAATGGAGGACGTTTGCATAACACCAAACGAGTATTACGGACTGGTAACAGCAGTGGCAGTGCTCGTGGTGCTGCTTGCTTCCGTGGTATTGTTATCAATGCTGATCTACAG GAAATACGCTTACGCGGTGATCACGAAGAACCGCCGAGTTGATAAAGCATGCAATCGCAGCAGTCATTCGGACGATGCTTACAGCAGTCGGGCGAATAACTTCTCCTTCTTGAGAACTGGTCTTCAGAAACCATTCCAATCCAC ATCAATCTCGCGTTCCATGAGCAACGTGATCAGCCAACACGTGAGCTCCTCGACCGCTCTGGAGGGTGCTGTAGGATTATCGCCCAGGAGAACCGGATTCGATCCGAGTGAACCGATTTATACCGATCCATCATTGTTCGAGGTTGCCCGCTGCTCGTCGCCGAAACCTGTACTCGATGATAACTTCCGTCTCATGTGA
- the nompA gene encoding no mechanoreceptor potential A isoform X2: MKMKKTNVSHLLQSISLLATLKVVVNGQTTCNGGLGRVVYERLPDQQLQGFDDDVVRDSAPPFRVLEKCQELCLRDRTATNNLVRACTSFDFQPGSRIASFSGAAEYEESTCYLTREQAQPEGIGNLMLVPNSVHFTEVCLGSDRIERECPNRRYVFERHPRKKLKLPLTDIKEVSAANRTDCEDRCLNEFSFICRSATYDTALRSCALSRFTRRTHPELLEDDPNSDYLENTCLNAERRCDGLAVFVKEENKRLRGPFEVDIYTNLTLDECQALCLRAEKYFCRSVEFDEQTRQCVISEEDSVSQKDDIGISSSPSHHFYDLVCLDNHPSIARGSEYPDSSSSSHLFSDGRRPDTAFQRYRNSRLSGEFHSEITGRSLSECLDECLRQTSFQCRSAVYSEHYHTCRLSRFNQRDGHRIIYDADYDYYENLMHQYLDGDRDSPGYRPDPLGQDTNFGRPSLGRPGYPDDYDKGYSSSVKPDRYPDRHPDRYPDRHPDRYPDRYPDRYPDRYPDRYPDRYPDKYPDRYPLDRYPDKYADRYPGDRYPDKYPERYPDKFPDRYPEKYPERYPDKYPDRYPDKYPDRYPDKYPDRYHLNGQYPIAGPDAFPDPIDRYPVSDRYPIPDRYPGSDRYPVADRFPIRGGDRRPIQPDRYPIPDPAVDRYPTNSRYPTGVGGRYPISSSRFPSDSDRYPNAIDRYPIPDDPLERYPSAVGAVRPHVDRYPINERYPEKDLYPSRYPPSSHGAYPANYPVDDVYGPQPHSDRNPYGVAGPTRPLGYGGYNNDGGIIGGGYIGEGGVYNSRPFGTSGGPIIGRPPLVSRCDEQDNFRQVGPHTRVRKPFVRRYTTASSLAQCERECADARDFVCRSFNYRPYAAPYGAERDNCELSDRDSRDMDMGNPVYYDTGSDYDFYERNNGRQGADAECLDVSQVCSEDGMEFTLRTPEGFIGRIYTYGYYDRCFFRGNGGTVNVLRISGPQGYPECGTQRYGDTMTNIVVVQFSDYVQTGRDKRFNLTCLFRGPGEAVVTSGYIGAGSGSPIPIEYLPAENTLSSRVRLLILYQGRPTTTIAVGDPLTFRLEAQDGYNYVTDIFATNVIARDPYSGRSVQLIDRYGCPVDNYVFPGLDRLRDGDSLEARFNAFKIPESNFLVFEATVRTCRDGCQPAYCSGGTGRSEPSFGRRRRDVSQNDTITEENEISTITEANANDTSSVSNSTVVEEDNDEEEEEEEEHVREMIEVLDSRMDIDEETMVERQTTIMEDVCITPNEYYGLVTAVAVLVVLLASVVLLSMLIYRKYAYAVITKNRRVDKACNRSSHSDDAYSSRANNFSFLRTGLQKPFQSTSISRSMSNVISQHVSSSTALEGAVGLSPRRTGFDPSEPIYTDPSLFEVARCSSPKPVLDDNFRLM; this comes from the exons ATGAAGATGAAGAAAACTAATGTATCGCACCTGCTACAATCAATTTCCCTTCTCGCTACTCTAAAGGTAGTGGTTAATG GTCAAACAACCTGCAATGGCGGTTTAGGTCGAGTGGTCTACGAGAGGCTCCCTGACCAACAACTCCAGGGTTTCGACGACGACgtg GTGAGAGACTCTGCACCCCCGTTTAGAGTGTTGGAAAAATGTCAGGAGCTCTGTCTACGCGACAGAACGGCGACGAACAATTTAGTTCGAGCGTGTACCAGCTTCGATTTTCAACCTGGTAGCAGAATAGCATCTTTCAGCGGAGCTGCCGAGTACGAGGAGAGTACTTGTTATTTAACGAGAGAGCAGGCTCAGCCAGAAGGTATAGGGAATCTGATGCTGGTGCCAAACAGCGTTCATTTCACTGAAGTTTGTCTCGGCT CTGACAGGATAGAAAGGGAGTGCCCTAATAGACGGTATGTGTTTGAGAGACATCCGAGGAAGAAATTGAAACTGCCATTGACGGATATTAAAGAAGTTAGCGCGGCTAATAGAACGGACTGTGAGGACAG ATGTCTGAACGAGTTCAGCTTCATTTGTCGATCTGCAACCTATGATACTGCACTGAGAAGCTGTGCTCTAAGTCGTTTTACCAGGAGAACTCATCCAGAGCTTCTTGAAGACGACCCAAACTCCGACTACTTGGAAAACACCTGTTTAAATG CTGAACGTCGCTGTGATGGATTGGCAGTGTTCGTCAAAGAAGAAAACAAGCGTCTTCGAGGACCATTTGAAGTCGACATTTACACGAACCTTACTTTGGACGAGTGTCAAGCTCTTTGTCTCAGAGCAGAAAAATATTTCTGCAGAAGCGTCGAATTCGACGAACAAACGCGACAATGTGTCATTTCGGAAGAAGACTCCGTTTCACAAAAAGATGATATCGGAATCAGCAGCAGTCCCAGCCATCACTTTTATGACTTGGTTTGTTTGGACAATC ATCCGTCCATAGCACGTGGCTCCGAATACCCGGACAGCAGCTCTTCGTCGCACCTTTTCTCCGATGGACGACGTCCTGACACCGCGTTTCAACGTTATCGAAACTCCCGTTTAAGCGGAGAATTTCACTCGGAAATCACCGGTCGCAGCCTGAGCGAATGCCTTGACGAGTGTCTTCGACAGACCAGCTTTCAATGCAGAAGTGCCGTGTATTCTGAACATTATCACACCTGTCGATTGAGCCGATTCAATCAACGCGATGGCCATAGGATCATCTACGATGCAGATTACGATTACTACGAGAACCTTATGC ATCAATATTTGGATGGAGACCGAGACAGCCCAGGATACAGGCCAGACCCTTTGGGACAGGACACCAATTTTGGCCGACCATCCTTAGGAAGACCCG GATACCCAGACGACTACGACAAAGGATACAGCAGTAGTGTTAAGCCAGATCGTTATCCAGACCGTCACCCAGATCGCTATCCCGATCGCCACCCGGATCGTTATCCAGATCGTTATCCAGACCGCTATCCAGACCGCTACCCAGATCGTTATCCAGACCGATACCCGGACAAGTATCCAGATCGTTATCCATTGGACAGATATCCGGACAAGTATGCGGATCGTTATCCAGGAGACAGATACCCGGACAAGTACCCGGAGCGATACCCAGACAAATTCCCAGACAGATACCCGGAGAAATACCCGGAGAGATACCCTGACAAATATCCGGACCGATACCCCGACAAATATCCGGATAGATACCCGGACAAATATCCAGACCGATATCATCTGAACGGACAGTATCCCATCGCCGGACCAGATGCCTTTCCCGACCCCATAGATCGTTATCCCGTCAGTGATCGTTACCCAATCCCTGATAGATATCCAGGCTCGGACAGATACCCAGTCGCTGACCGTTTCCCTATCAGAGGTGGCGATCGACGTCCCATTCAACCTGATCGATATCCCATTCCTGATCCTGCAGTGGACAGGTATCCAACAAACAGCCGTTACCCTACTGGCGTTGGTGGTCGGTATCCAATATCTTCGAGCCGTTTTCCTAGCGACAGCGATCGATATCCTAACGCCATCGACCGATACCCCATCCCTGATGATCCTCTGGAAAGATACCCTTCAGCAGTAGGGGCTGTCAGACCCCACGTCGACCGGTATCCCATCAACGAAAGGTATCCGGAGAAGGATCTTTATCCCAGTCG GTACCCTCCATCGTCTCACGGTGCATACCCCGCAAACTACCCCGTGGACGACGTCTACGGACCCCAGCCCCACTCAGATCGCAACCCCTACGGGGTGGCAGGTCCTACAAGACCCTTGGGCTACGGTGGCTACAACAACGACGGTGGAATCATCGGTGGCGGTTACATAGGCGAAGGAGGGGTGTACAACTCCAGACCTTTCGGCACCAGCGGCGGTCCTATCATCGGCCGACCGCCCCTGGTCTCCAGATGCGACGAGCAGGACAACTTCCGGCAAGTCGGACCCCACACCAGGGTACGGAAACCATTCGTCAGACGCTACACGACGGCCTCGTCTTTGGCGCAGTGCGAGAGGGAGTGCGCCGACGCCAGGGACTTCGTCTGCAGGTCCTTCAACTATCGTCCCTACGCTGCTCCCTACGGCGCTGAAAGGGATAACTGCGAGTTGAGCGACCGGGACTCCAGGGACATGGATATGGGCAATCCTGTTTACTACGACACGGGATCTGACTATGATTTCTACGAGCGGAACAACGGCAGACAGGGCGCCGACGCGGAGTGTCTCGACG TGAGTCAAGTCTGTAGCGAAGATGGAATGGAATTTACTTTaaggacaccggaaggattcaTTGGCCGGATATATACTTACGGCTATTACGATCGCTGCTTCTTCCGTGGAAACGGAGGAACGGTGAACGTGCTGCGAATCAGTGGTCCTCAGGGTTATCCTGAATGCGGCACTCAAAGA TATGGagatacaatgacaaacatcgTCGTGGTACAGTTCTCTGACTACGTGCAAACAGGAAGAGACAAACGCTTCAATCTCACGTGTCTGTTTCGAGGCCCTGGCGAAGCTGTCGTCACATCCGGCTACATCGGTGCCGG ATCAGGGTCCCCAATCCCCATCGAATATCTTCCAGCAGAAAACACCCTGAGTTCCAGAGTACGTTTGCTAATCCTCTATCAAGGTAGACCCACAACAACCATTGCTGTTGGGGATCCACTTACTTTTAGGCTGGAAGCTCAGGATgg aTACAATTATGTGACTGACATTTTTGCTACCAACGTCATAGCAAGAGATCCTTATTCAGGAAGGAGTGTTCAACTCATTGACAGATATGG CTGCCCGGTAGACAATTACGTGTTCCCGGGACTGGATCGTTTGCGCGACGGAGACAGCCTCGAGGCTCGATTCAACGCATTCAAAATCCCCGAATCTAATTTCTTGGTGTTCGAAGCGACAGTGAGAACTTGCCGGGACGGTTGTCAACCCGCGTATTGCTCAGGTGGTACCGGAAGAAGCGAACCGTCCTTTGGAAGAAGACGAAGGGACGTGTCtcaaaatgacacaatcaccgaagaaaatgaaataagCACGATAACGGAGGCTAATGCAAATGACACGTCTTCGGTGTCGAATTCCACTGTCGTTGAAGAAGATaacgacgaagaagaagaagaggaggaggagcaTGTGAGAGAAATGATCGAG GTACTCGACTCAAGAATGGACATCGACGAAGAAACAATGGTCGAGAGGCAAACCACCATAATGGAGGACGTTTGCATAACACCAAACGAGTATTACGGACTGGTAACAGCAGTGGCAGTGCTCGTGGTGCTGCTTGCTTCCGTGGTATTGTTATCAATGCTGATCTACAG GAAATACGCTTACGCGGTGATCACGAAGAACCGCCGAGTTGATAAAGCATGCAATCGCAGCAGTCATTCGGACGATGCTTACAGCAGTCGGGCGAATAACTTCTCCTTCTTGAGAACTGGTCTTCAGAAACCATTCCAATCCAC ATCAATCTCGCGTTCCATGAGCAACGTGATCAGCCAACACGTGAGCTCCTCGACCGCTCTGGAGGGTGCTGTAGGATTATCGCCCAGGAGAACCGGATTCGATCCGAGTGAACCGATTTATACCGATCCATCATTGTTCGAGGTTGCCCGCTGCTCGTCGCCGAAACCTGTACTCGATGATAACTTCCGTCTCATGTGA